One part of the bacterium genome encodes these proteins:
- a CDS encoding PAS domain S-box protein: HQGVSGNQFGVIPPFFMPPFLLFRGIKDKNSPHIAKFIPISIGDTPDCPLSRILNGEELVEKEKEMVRRDGIGVFCLMSVNPFRGAQGELLGIVAFMKDISEWKKAQELLRESEAKYSALVEQAQDGVAIIQDGVFKFTNTASLRLIGYTSEELLGMPFLDIVAPESREMANWLYSLLLAGEKVPPFFEVKVICKDGTMKDGEVSSGLIQYNGKPAVMTITRDITGRRQIEKEKEKIQSQLLQAQKMEAIGLLAGGVAHDFNNLLTMIQGHATLALLEVGEDNPVAVDLKEIRLASGRAANLTRQLLLFSRKQPTEPVSLNLNSTVDELLKMIHRVIGEDIRITIDLEPNLQTVLADEGNIEQVIMNLVVNARDAMPKGGELTIRTENLTLDENQAANFPEARAGQFVRLSIIDTGYGMSSEVMSRIFEPFYTTKEIGKGSGLGLSVVYGIIKQHEGWINVSSAPQRGSTFAVCLPASLMIPEKKANEAVSVKKFQGEGERILVVEDEDGVRKVTATMLQENGYVVFTAANSRQALSIFGQERGNFNLLLSDVILPDQSAIELADQLLLLQPRLRILLISGYPDKQSQWTTIRERGFRFLHKPVSLVDLLRALREVIAEPADHRELP, translated from the coding sequence CATCAGGGTGTTTCTGGTAATCAATTTGGGGTGATTCCACCATTTTTTATGCCTCCCTTCCTACTTTTTCGAGGCATAAAGGATAAAAATTCACCTCATATAGCAAAATTTATTCCGATCTCTATTGGTGATACCCCTGATTGTCCCCTCTCCCGGATTCTCAATGGTGAGGAGCTTGTTGAGAAAGAGAAGGAGATGGTGCGCAGGGATGGTATCGGAGTCTTCTGCCTGATGTCGGTCAATCCCTTCCGGGGAGCACAAGGGGAATTGCTTGGCATCGTTGCCTTTATGAAGGATATCAGTGAGTGGAAAAAAGCACAGGAACTGCTGCGGGAGTCCGAGGCCAAGTACTCGGCCCTGGTGGAGCAGGCCCAGGATGGGGTTGCCATCATCCAGGATGGAGTTTTCAAATTCACTAATACCGCATCACTCCGGCTAATTGGCTATACGTCTGAAGAACTGCTCGGCATGCCTTTTCTCGATATCGTAGCGCCTGAATCAAGAGAAATGGCAAACTGGCTCTATTCCCTGCTGCTTGCCGGTGAAAAGGTTCCTCCCTTTTTTGAAGTAAAGGTCATATGCAAAGACGGAACCATGAAAGATGGAGAGGTCTCGAGCGGCCTTATTCAATATAACGGCAAGCCTGCCGTAATGACCATTACCCGTGATATTACCGGCCGCAGGCAGATAGAGAAGGAGAAGGAAAAAATCCAGTCTCAGCTCCTTCAGGCACAGAAGATGGAGGCAATCGGTCTTCTGGCCGGAGGAGTGGCCCATGATTTCAATAATCTTTTAACCATGATTCAGGGGCATGCTACCCTGGCCCTGCTTGAAGTTGGCGAAGACAATCCCGTGGCCGTGGATCTGAAAGAGATCCGCCTGGCATCCGGCCGGGCAGCCAATCTCACCAGGCAGTTGCTCCTCTTCAGCCGCAAGCAACCGACGGAACCTGTGTCCCTCAATCTCAACAGCACCGTCGATGAATTGCTCAAGATGATTCACCGTGTTATCGGCGAGGATATCCGCATCACCATCGACCTTGAGCCGAACCTGCAGACGGTTCTGGCTGATGAAGGAAATATCGAACAGGTAATCATGAACCTGGTGGTTAATGCCAGGGATGCCATGCCAAAGGGAGGAGAGCTCACCATCAGGACCGAAAACCTGACCCTGGATGAGAACCAGGCGGCGAATTTTCCCGAAGCCCGGGCCGGCCAGTTTGTGCGCCTGTCAATTATCGATACGGGATACGGCATGAGCAGCGAGGTCATGAGCCGGATATTTGAACCCTTCTATACCACCAAAGAGATCGGAAAGGGCAGCGGGCTTGGCCTGTCCGTGGTCTATGGCATCATCAAGCAGCATGAGGGATGGATCAACGTTTCCAGTGCCCCGCAGCGAGGATCAACGTTTGCCGTTTGTCTGCCTGCTTCCCTGATGATTCCGGAAAAGAAAGCCAATGAGGCGGTCTCAGTGAAGAAGTTTCAAGGAGAAGGTGAACGGATCCTGGTGGTGGAGGATGAGGATGGAGTCCGTAAAGTGACTGCCACCATGCTCCAGGAAAATGGCTATGTTGTCTTTACGGCTGCAAACTCCCGGCAGGCACTGTCCATTTTCGGACAGGAGAGGGGAAATTTCAATCTGCTCCTGAGTGATGTGATTCTGCCCGACCAAAGTGCCATTGAGCTGGCCGATCAGCTCCTTTTGCTCCAACCCCGGCTTCGGATCCTTTTAATCAGCGGCTATCCGGATAAGCAGTCACAATGGACCACCATACGGGAGCGGGGATTCCGGTTTCTCCATAAACCCGTTTCCCTGGTTGATCTGCTTCGAGCTCTCAGGGAAGTCATTGCTGAGCCAGCCGACCACCGAGAACTGCCATAG